A window of the Hordeum vulgare subsp. vulgare chromosome 5H, MorexV3_pseudomolecules_assembly, whole genome shotgun sequence genome harbors these coding sequences:
- the LOC123451947 gene encoding coatomer subunit delta-1-like isoform X2, protein MNVHGLVSSKWPNLASSCTGQIGGSSVDRLEVEGNSRLRRRRQDESRLHLYAPPPPPRAGPPPGAAASRSKMTGCSLSQVEKEMEGINSQPKVLSPSMEMAVYNSSKLQMEVKGEKPKEHDIIKISLDEEMEVEFQGFTGIVIGLHLSSKMAVSFPPNSDRFVQFELRKIFDLELNSHPYIDKDLLRTLWHVKPKSTEEPFRTGPDDILKWNQSVFVYPPAPMLKVTADANPSVKESEGLVFSVLGVPYTYTGQSPLQDLVITVPLPRVDESGQPRRVVKTYIWHNVGTHVERADSIEWHLGSINDSNHRL, encoded by the exons ATGAATGTACATGGGCTCGTTTCCTCCAAATGGCCCAACCTCGCATCATCGTGCACGGGACAAATAGGAGGATCCAGTGTTGACAGACTCGAGGTCGAGGGGAACTCGAGGCTGAGACGACGACGGCAGGACGAGAGTCGACTCCACCTctacgcgccgccgcctcctccacgTGCTGGCCCCcctccaggcgccgccgcctccagGAGTAAG ATGACAGGTTGCAGCTTAAGTCAAGTAGAGAAGGAGATGGAAGGCATCAACTCACAGCCAAAAG TGTTGTCTCCTTCAATGGAGATGGCTGTCTATAACTCGAGTAAACTACAAATGGAGGTGAAGGGCGAAAAGCCCAAAG AACACGATATTATCAAAATCTCCCTTGACGAAGAAATGGAAGTTGAATTTCAAGGTTTTACTGGTATAGTCATTGGTTTGCATCTTAGCAGCAAGATGGCAGTGAGCTTCCCACCAAACTCTGATCGTTTCGTGCAGTTTGAG CTGAGGAAGATATTTGACCTTGAACTCAATTCACACCCCTACATCGACAAAGATCTCTTGAGGACCCTGTGGCATGTAAAGCCTAAGTCCACAGAGGAACCCTTCCGCACTGGACCAGATGACATTCTGAAATGGAATCAGTCTGTATTTGTTTACCCTCCCGCTCCCATGTTAAAAG TTACAGCGGATGCAAATCCAAGTGTCAAAGAGTCTGAAGGTCTTGTCTTCAGTGTCCTTGGTGTACCCTACACATACACAGGGCAATCCCCTTTGCAGGACTTGGTGATAACTGTTCCACTTCCTCGCGTTGATGAGTCCGGCCAGCCAAGGCGTGTGGTTAAAACTTACATTTGGCACAATGTTGGAACGCACGTTGAGAGGGCTGACTCGATAGAATGGCACCTTGGCTCCATTAATGACAGCAATCACAG GTTGTAA
- the LOC123451947 gene encoding coatomer subunit delta-1-like isoform X1, with protein MNVHGLVSSKWPNLASSCTGQIGGSSVDRLEVEGNSRLRRRRQDESRLHLYAPPPPPRAGPPPGAAASRSKMTGCSLSQVEKEMEGINSQPKVLSPSMEMAVYNSSKLQMEVKGEKPKEHDIIKISLDEEMEVEFQGFTGIVIGLHLSSKMAVSFPPNSDRFVQFELRKIFDLELNSHPYIDKDLLRTLWHVKPKSTEEPFRTGPDDILKWNQSVFVYPPAPMLKVTADANPSVKESEGLVFSVLGVPYTYTGQSPLQDLVITVPLPRVDESGQPRRVVKTYIWHNVGTHVERADSIEWHLGSINDSNHRGDLSVNYYHNGGTYDMSQFFPVNASFSYTNCRALEVVRARGAEGLLDFVMSKTGHGRCTVFDPRVMQHRAAEAKQRAAEAEAAALAWQQLPWDNEGGNVWEVY; from the exons ATGAATGTACATGGGCTCGTTTCCTCCAAATGGCCCAACCTCGCATCATCGTGCACGGGACAAATAGGAGGATCCAGTGTTGACAGACTCGAGGTCGAGGGGAACTCGAGGCTGAGACGACGACGGCAGGACGAGAGTCGACTCCACCTctacgcgccgccgcctcctccacgTGCTGGCCCCcctccaggcgccgccgcctccagGAGTAAG ATGACAGGTTGCAGCTTAAGTCAAGTAGAGAAGGAGATGGAAGGCATCAACTCACAGCCAAAAG TGTTGTCTCCTTCAATGGAGATGGCTGTCTATAACTCGAGTAAACTACAAATGGAGGTGAAGGGCGAAAAGCCCAAAG AACACGATATTATCAAAATCTCCCTTGACGAAGAAATGGAAGTTGAATTTCAAGGTTTTACTGGTATAGTCATTGGTTTGCATCTTAGCAGCAAGATGGCAGTGAGCTTCCCACCAAACTCTGATCGTTTCGTGCAGTTTGAG CTGAGGAAGATATTTGACCTTGAACTCAATTCACACCCCTACATCGACAAAGATCTCTTGAGGACCCTGTGGCATGTAAAGCCTAAGTCCACAGAGGAACCCTTCCGCACTGGACCAGATGACATTCTGAAATGGAATCAGTCTGTATTTGTTTACCCTCCCGCTCCCATGTTAAAAG TTACAGCGGATGCAAATCCAAGTGTCAAAGAGTCTGAAGGTCTTGTCTTCAGTGTCCTTGGTGTACCCTACACATACACAGGGCAATCCCCTTTGCAGGACTTGGTGATAACTGTTCCACTTCCTCGCGTTGATGAGTCCGGCCAGCCAAGGCGTGTGGTTAAAACTTACATTTGGCACAATGTTGGAACGCACGTTGAGAGGGCTGACTCGATAGAATGGCACCTTGGCTCCATTAATGACAGCAATCACAG AGGTGATCTGAGCGTGAATTACTATCACAATGGTGGGACTTATGATATGTCGCAATTTTTCCCAGTCAATGCCAGTTTCTCTTATACCAACTGCCGTGCCTTAGAG GTTGTAAGAGCAAGGGGAGCTGAAGGCCTGCTTGACTTTGTGATGAGCAAAACCGGCCATGGACGCTGCACTGTGTTCGATCCTCGCGTGATGCAGCACCGTGCTGCTGAGGCAAAACAACGGGCTGCTGAGGCAGAAGCTGCTGCTTTAGCTTGGCAGCAACTGCCGTGGGATAATGAAGGTGGAAATGTCTGGGAAGTGTATTGA